The Faecalibacterium prausnitzii genome includes a window with the following:
- a CDS encoding DNA-directed RNA polymerase subunit beta codes for MMKVKPVKLGKTERMSFSHIDEVISMPNLIEVQKNSYQWFLDEGLKEVFHDIGTIEDYTGNLALSFVDFRLDKEPKYSIKECKERDVTYAAPLRVTARLLNKETGEVKDQEIFMGDFPLMTDAGTFVINGAERAIVSQLVRSPGVFYGDAKDKVGNDLYSATMNPNRGAWLEYETDAANVFYVRIDKNRKLPVTVLCRALGLSTNEDILNFFGDDERILATLEKDTTKNQEEGLLEVYRKLRPGEPPTVESATSQINMLFFDPRRYDLSRFGRYKMNKKLSLARRITGFVAAENIVAPLTGEVIVEANGKISRELAEKADNAGVDTVVLLIEGKKVKVITNGCVDAQGFFSFDVKECGINERCSFDEIKKILDTTSDVEEQKEMLRRNHDQLIGRTVTVKDILSSINYLNGLGHGVGTTDDIDHLGNRRIRSVGELLQNQFRIGFSRMERVIRERMTLQSQDQSVITPQALINIRPVVAAIKEFFGSSPLSQFMDQNNPLAELTHKRRLSALGPGGLSRDRAGFEVRDVHYSHYGRMCPIETPEGPNIGLISYLASYAKINEYGFVEAPYRKVKKTYDENGRLIDQVVTDEVEYMTADVEDEYVVAQANEPLDEGKHFIRPRVSARRRDDILEIDAEKVDYMDVSPRMMVSVATACIPFLENDDCNRALMGSNMQRQAVPLMVTQQPIVATGMEYKAATDSGTAVLAKNDGVVEKMDADHVVVRNEQGTLDNYSLIKFARSNAGTCINQRPIVEVGESVKAGQVLADGPAMRNGEISLGKNALIGFMTWEGYNYEDAVLLNEKIVREDVYTSIHIEEYETESRDTKLGPEEITRDIPNVSEDALKDLDERGIIRVGAEVKSGDILVGKVTPKGETELTAEERLLRAIFGEKAREVRDTSLRVPHGEYGIIVDVKVFTPENSDELQPGVREVVRCYIAQKRKISVGDKMAGRHGNKGVVSRILPQEDMPYLPDGTPLDIVLNPLGVPSRMNIGQVLEVNLGYAAKACGIKVMTPVFDSARENDIGDTFDTARELWHGENAPAYPTKLPKIMGEKGHIIDFSKIELDRDGKTTVYDGRTGEKFDNRVTVGYMYYLKLHHLVDDKIHARSTGPYSLVTQQPLGGKAQFGGQRFGEMEVWALEAYGAAYTLQEILTVKSDDVEGRVKTYEAIVKGEPIPQPGIPESFRVMLKELQSLGMDVVVQDKDGNEIDMRQNFDDEETGFDMRDVAGSETVTNENELLNDYTIKDADAGFDDPSVLDDDNSAPAESSSDEVNLDD; via the coding sequence ATGATGAAAGTCAAGCCCGTCAAGCTCGGCAAAACCGAGCGCATGAGCTTCTCCCACATCGACGAAGTCATCAGTATGCCGAACCTGATCGAGGTCCAGAAGAACTCTTACCAGTGGTTCCTGGACGAGGGCCTGAAAGAGGTCTTCCACGACATCGGCACCATTGAGGACTACACCGGCAATCTGGCACTGAGCTTCGTGGACTTCCGGCTGGATAAGGAGCCGAAGTACAGCATCAAGGAGTGCAAGGAGCGCGACGTGACCTACGCTGCCCCCCTGCGCGTGACGGCCCGTCTGCTGAACAAGGAGACCGGCGAGGTCAAGGATCAGGAGATCTTCATGGGAGACTTCCCCCTGATGACCGACGCCGGCACCTTCGTCATCAACGGCGCAGAACGTGCGATCGTCAGCCAGCTGGTCCGTTCTCCCGGCGTATTCTACGGAGATGCCAAAGATAAGGTCGGCAACGATCTGTACAGCGCCACCATGAACCCCAACCGCGGTGCATGGCTGGAGTACGAGACCGATGCAGCGAACGTCTTCTACGTTCGTATCGATAAGAACCGCAAGCTGCCCGTCACCGTGCTGTGCCGTGCACTGGGTCTGTCCACCAACGAGGATATCCTGAACTTCTTCGGCGACGATGAGCGCATCCTCGCTACTCTGGAGAAGGATACCACCAAGAACCAGGAAGAGGGCCTGCTGGAGGTCTACCGCAAGCTGCGCCCCGGCGAGCCTCCCACGGTGGAGTCCGCTACCAGCCAGATCAACATGCTGTTCTTCGACCCGCGCCGTTACGATCTGTCCCGCTTCGGCCGCTATAAGATGAACAAGAAGCTCTCTCTGGCCCGCCGCATTACCGGCTTTGTGGCCGCAGAGAACATCGTTGCCCCGCTGACCGGTGAGGTCATCGTGGAGGCCAACGGCAAGATCAGCCGCGAGCTGGCCGAGAAGGCCGACAACGCCGGTGTCGATACCGTCGTCCTGCTCATCGAGGGCAAGAAGGTCAAGGTCATCACCAACGGCTGTGTGGATGCACAGGGCTTCTTCTCCTTTGACGTCAAGGAGTGCGGCATCAACGAGCGCTGCTCCTTTGATGAGATCAAGAAGATCCTCGACACCACCTCCGATGTGGAGGAGCAGAAGGAAATGCTCCGCCGCAACCACGACCAGCTGATCGGCCGCACCGTCACTGTGAAGGACATCCTGTCCTCCATCAACTACCTGAACGGTCTGGGCCACGGCGTGGGCACCACCGATGACATCGACCACCTGGGCAACCGCCGCATCCGCAGCGTCGGTGAGCTGCTGCAGAACCAGTTCCGCATCGGCTTCTCCCGCATGGAGCGCGTCATCCGTGAGCGCATGACCCTGCAGAGCCAGGACCAGAGCGTCATCACGCCGCAGGCCCTCATCAACATCCGCCCGGTCGTCGCCGCTATCAAGGAGTTCTTCGGTTCTTCGCCGCTGTCTCAGTTCATGGACCAGAACAACCCTCTGGCGGAACTGACCCACAAGCGCCGTCTATCTGCTCTGGGCCCCGGCGGTCTGAGCCGTGACCGCGCAGGCTTCGAAGTCCGTGACGTTCACTACAGCCACTATGGCCGTATGTGCCCCATCGAGACGCCCGAAGGCCCGAACATCGGTCTGATCTCCTATCTGGCATCCTATGCCAAGATCAACGAGTACGGCTTTGTCGAGGCTCCGTACCGCAAGGTCAAGAAGACCTACGACGAGAACGGCCGTCTGATCGATCAGGTCGTTACCGACGAGGTCGAGTATATGACCGCTGACGTCGAGGACGAATACGTCGTCGCCCAGGCCAACGAGCCGCTGGACGAGGGCAAGCACTTCATCCGTCCCCGCGTTTCTGCCCGCCGCCGCGACGACATTCTGGAAATCGACGCCGAGAAGGTCGATTACATGGACGTCTCGCCCCGTATGATGGTTTCTGTCGCGACCGCCTGCATCCCCTTCCTGGAGAACGATGACTGCAACCGTGCGCTGATGGGTTCCAACATGCAGCGCCAGGCTGTGCCTCTGATGGTCACCCAGCAGCCCATCGTGGCCACCGGCATGGAGTACAAGGCCGCCACCGACTCCGGCACCGCCGTTCTGGCAAAGAACGACGGCGTCGTCGAAAAGATGGACGCAGACCATGTGGTCGTCCGCAATGAGCAGGGCACCCTGGACAACTACTCGCTGATCAAGTTCGCCCGCTCCAACGCAGGCACCTGCATCAACCAGCGCCCCATCGTCGAGGTGGGCGAGTCCGTCAAGGCAGGCCAGGTCCTGGCCGACGGCCCCGCAATGCGCAACGGCGAGATCTCTCTGGGCAAGAATGCTCTGATCGGCTTCATGACCTGGGAGGGCTACAACTACGAGGACGCCGTCCTGCTGAACGAGAAGATCGTCCGTGAGGACGTTTACACCTCCATCCACATCGAGGAATATGAGACCGAGTCCCGCGATACCAAGCTGGGACCCGAAGAGATCACCCGCGACATCCCCAACGTTTCGGAGGATGCCCTGAAGGATCTGGACGAGCGCGGCATCATCCGCGTGGGTGCCGAGGTCAAGAGCGGCGACATCCTGGTCGGCAAGGTCACCCCGAAGGGCGAGACCGAGCTGACCGCTGAGGAGCGCCTGCTCCGCGCCATCTTCGGCGAAAAGGCCCGCGAAGTCCGTGATACCTCTCTCCGTGTGCCCCACGGCGAGTACGGCATCATCGTGGACGTCAAGGTCTTCACCCCGGAGAACAGCGATGAGCTGCAGCCCGGCGTCCGCGAGGTCGTCCGCTGCTACATCGCACAGAAGCGCAAGATCAGCGTCGGCGATAAGATGGCAGGCCGTCACGGCAACAAGGGTGTCGTTTCCCGCATCCTGCCGCAGGAGGATATGCCCTACCTGCCCGATGGCACCCCGCTGGACATCGTGCTGAACCCCCTGGGCGTTCCTTCTCGTATGAACATCGGTCAGGTGCTGGAAGTCAACCTGGGCTACGCTGCCAAGGCATGCGGCATCAAGGTCATGACCCCCGTCTTCGACTCCGCTCGTGAGAACGACATCGGCGATACCTTCGATACCGCGCGTGAGCTGTGGCACGGCGAGAACGCCCCGGCTTATCCCACCAAGCTCCCCAAGATCATGGGCGAGAAGGGCCATATCATCGACTTCTCCAAGATCGAGCTTGACCGCGATGGCAAGACCACCGTTTACGACGGCCGCACCGGTGAGAAGTTCGACAACCGCGTTACCGTCGGTTATATGTACTACCTGAAGCTGCATCACCTGGTCGATGATAAGATCCATGCCCGTTCCACCGGCCCGTACTCTCTGGTCACCCAGCAGCCTCTGGGCGGCAAGGCCCAGTTCGGCGGCCAGCGCTTCGGCGAGATGGAGGTCTGGGCACTGGAAGCATACGGCGCCGCCTACACTCTGCAGGAGATCCTGACCGTGAAGTCGGACGACGTCGAGGGCCGTGTCAAGACCTACGAGGCCATCGTCAAGGGCGAGCCCATCCCGCAGCCGGGCATTCCGGAGTCCTTCCGCGTTATGCTGAAGGAGCTGCAGTCCCTGGGTATGGACGTCGTGGTCCAGGACAAGGATGGCAACGAGATCGATATGCGCCAGAACTTCGACGACGAAGAGACCGGCTTCGATATGCGTGACGTTGCAGGTTCCGAGACCGTGACGAACGAGAACGAGCTGCTGAACGATTACACCATCAAGGACGCCGACGCAGGTTTCGATGATCCCTCCGTGCTGGACGATGACAATTCTGCCCCCGCAGAGTCCTCCTCCGACGAAGTGAATTTGGACGACTAA
- a CDS encoding class I SAM-dependent methyltransferase has product MRTDGGHPPRDRGPGLSPEIDGRTEDHVINKKGIGEKPMPLLVEGETNMHTDFWESSWQRIDEKRLMEYAERKEQADPILETLKSRKAQTVCDAGCGCGAYVRRLAQQGFTVKGFDVSGRAVEIAEDLLEKSGLTAELRAASVLKTGYPDNEFDAVVCRDVLDHIPKEEAKQAVRELCRITKPGGIILLTLDGLDEEYQKEPHTVTEEGDYQFTEGKWKGMVFHPYSAEETAEFGETAKAFYVESLQEGLLVRLEL; this is encoded by the coding sequence ATGCGGACGGATGGAGGACATCCGCCGCGCGACAGAGGACCGGGCCTATCGCCAGAAATTGATGGAAGAACTGAAGATCACGTTATAAACAAAAAAGGCATCGGAGAAAAACCGATGCCTCTTTTGGTAGAAGGGGAAACAAATATGCACACAGACTTTTGGGAAAGTTCTTGGCAGAGAATCGACGAAAAGCGTTTAATGGAGTATGCGGAGCGGAAAGAACAGGCGGACCCTATCCTAGAAACGCTGAAGAGCAGAAAGGCGCAGACCGTTTGTGATGCTGGCTGTGGATGCGGCGCGTATGTGCGGAGATTGGCTCAGCAGGGGTTCACGGTAAAGGGCTTTGATGTTTCCGGCAGGGCGGTCGAAATTGCGGAGGACCTTTTAGAAAAAAGCGGGCTGACCGCAGAGCTGAGAGCGGCCAGCGTGCTGAAAACGGGATATCCTGACAACGAGTTTGATGCTGTTGTTTGCAGAGATGTGCTGGACCACATCCCAAAGGAAGAAGCAAAACAGGCGGTCCGGGAATTGTGCCGTATCACGAAACCCGGCGGGATCATCCTGTTGACCCTTGATGGGCTGGATGAAGAGTATCAAAAGGAACCGCATACGGTGACCGAAGAAGGCGACTATCAGTTCACGGAGGGAAAATGGAAGGGGATGGTGTTCCATCCATACAGCGCCGAAGAAACGGCTGAATTTGGAGAGACAGCAAAAGCATTTTATGTTGAATCTCTTCAGGAGGGTTTGCTGGTCCGATTGGAACTATGA
- a CDS encoding Rpn family recombination-promoting nuclease/putative transposase, whose protein sequence is MAEKDTTEKILEAYNDVFSDIVNVLLFHGEEVLKPEELEEQAPRSYYKADGKVHEIERDVAKRWKKEQIRLACIGVENQTGVDPDMPLRVIGYDGAEYRAQLLEKETGARYPVVTLVLYFGYKKHWNQPISLLERVNIPEKFRPFVNDYKINLFEIAYLTQEQVELFQSDFRIVVDYFVQKREKDDYTPSAQTMKHVQETLQLLSAMTGDHRFEDVCNDQQEGGPQNMCEVLERVENRGVDKGIEIGMQRGTQQGEELFALLVKKLLECGRMEDIRRATEDRAYRQKLMEELKITL, encoded by the coding sequence ATGGCAGAGAAAGATACAACAGAAAAAATTCTGGAAGCATACAATGACGTTTTTTCGGATATTGTGAATGTGCTGCTGTTTCACGGTGAAGAAGTGCTGAAACCGGAGGAACTGGAAGAACAGGCACCGCGGTCATACTATAAGGCAGATGGAAAAGTTCATGAAATCGAGCGGGATGTAGCCAAACGCTGGAAAAAAGAGCAGATACGATTGGCCTGCATCGGCGTAGAAAATCAGACAGGCGTTGACCCGGATATGCCGCTTCGTGTGATCGGCTATGATGGCGCGGAGTACAGAGCACAGCTTTTGGAAAAAGAAACAGGTGCACGCTATCCCGTTGTGACGCTGGTATTGTACTTTGGATATAAAAAGCATTGGAATCAGCCGATATCGCTTCTGGAACGTGTGAATATCCCGGAAAAATTCCGGCCGTTTGTCAACGACTATAAAATCAATCTGTTTGAAATCGCTTATCTCACCCAGGAACAGGTCGAATTGTTTCAAAGTGATTTCCGCATTGTGGTAGATTACTTTGTGCAGAAACGCGAAAAAGATGATTATACGCCCAGTGCGCAGACCATGAAGCATGTGCAGGAGACATTGCAGCTGCTGAGTGCGATGACGGGCGACCATCGTTTTGAAGATGTATGCAATGACCAACAGGAAGGAGGTCCGCAGAATATGTGTGAAGTTCTGGAGCGTGTTGAGAATCGAGGAGTCGATAAAGGAATCGAAATTGGAATGCAGCGCGGGACCCAGCAGGGAGAAGAGCTGTTTGCACTCCTTGTCAAGAAACTTCTGGAATGCGGACGGATGGAGGACATCCGCCGCGCGACAGAGGACCGGGCCTATCGCCAGAAATTGATGGAAGAACTGAAGATCACGTTATAA
- the rpoD gene encoding RNA polymerase sigma factor RpoD codes for MRKLSQTEELAKILASRARHHLLTPEQVSRAMEEQEYDVAGLDALYEALEARGIRVEEEDADLPLLDEAQIGRLEHELSAEGVALDDPVKAYLKEIGQVPLLSAEEEQTLARAARAGDADARRRLSEANLRLVVSVAKRYAGRGLPFLDLIQEGNLGLMKAAEKFEPDRGFKFSTYATWWIRQSITRAIADQGRTIRIPVHLVEHINRVRKTAGELLRKNGREPTAEEIAVRLEMEPDRVRELLQLAQEPVSLETPVGEEEDAHLEDFIQDEEAGIPVDEAGRQLLRRELMSVLKSLTPREERVITLRFGLDDGRPRTLEELGKEFNVTRERIRQIEAKALRKLRHPSRAKRLRDYLE; via the coding sequence ATGCGGAAATTGTCGCAGACGGAAGAACTTGCAAAGATTTTGGCGAGCCGTGCCCGGCACCACCTTTTGACGCCGGAGCAGGTCAGCCGCGCCATGGAAGAGCAGGAGTACGACGTTGCCGGGCTGGACGCGCTGTATGAGGCGCTGGAGGCCCGCGGCATCCGGGTGGAAGAAGAGGACGCCGACCTCCCGCTGCTGGACGAAGCCCAGATCGGCCGACTGGAACATGAGCTTTCCGCCGAGGGCGTGGCGCTGGACGACCCGGTGAAAGCCTATCTGAAGGAGATCGGGCAGGTGCCGCTCCTCTCGGCAGAAGAGGAACAGACGCTGGCCCGTGCTGCCAGAGCAGGGGATGCGGACGCCCGCCGACGTCTCAGCGAGGCGAATCTGCGGCTGGTGGTCTCGGTGGCCAAGCGCTACGCGGGCAGGGGGCTGCCCTTCCTCGACCTCATCCAGGAGGGCAACCTCGGCCTGATGAAGGCAGCGGAAAAGTTTGAGCCGGACAGGGGCTTCAAGTTCTCCACCTACGCGACATGGTGGATCCGGCAGTCCATCACCCGTGCCATTGCCGACCAGGGGCGGACCATCCGCATCCCGGTGCATCTGGTGGAGCACATCAACCGGGTCCGGAAGACGGCAGGGGAGCTGCTGCGGAAGAATGGCCGCGAGCCCACGGCGGAGGAGATCGCCGTCCGGCTGGAGATGGAGCCGGACCGGGTGCGGGAACTGCTGCAGCTGGCGCAGGAGCCGGTCAGCCTGGAAACGCCGGTGGGCGAGGAAGAAGACGCCCACCTCGAAGATTTCATTCAGGACGAAGAAGCCGGGATCCCGGTGGATGAAGCGGGCCGCCAGCTGCTCCGCCGGGAGCTGATGAGTGTGCTCAAGAGTCTGACGCCCCGCGAAGAGCGGGTGATCACGCTCCGCTTCGGCCTCGACGACGGCCGGCCCCGCACTCTGGAAGAGCTGGGGAAGGAGTTCAACGTCACGCGGGAGCGCATCCGCCAGATCGAGGCAAAAGCCCTCCGCAAACTCCGCCATCCCAGCCGGGCCAAACGGCTGCGGGATTATCTGGAATAA
- the dnaG gene encoding DNA primase, whose protein sequence is MIPHEYIEELNRRTDIVDLVGSYVQLKRKGRLYGGLCPFHSEKTPSFYVYPDTQSFYCFGCGAGGDAISFAKKINSIDYGEAVKMLAARAGMPEPQEDDKTGRMRSRILSINREAARFFHACLNSTVEEARQARAYWRRRGLDDKTIVRFGLGYAPNDGQALYQFLRDKGYNQQELDASGLFKRSASGRIYCLFWKRVMTPIFDLRGNIIAFGGRVLDDSKPKYVNSPETLVYHKSETVFALQIAKKSASRRFVLCEGYMDVISMQQAGIDTAVCACGTALTPEQVRLISEYADEVILSYDSDEAGQKATLRSLELFRNSTVRVGVLQIPGAKDPDEYIKRYGADRFRALLDGVGNALDFRLKRLRDQYDLTQDAQRLEYIRDAVDLLAERSNPTEQEVYAGRLAEETNISKTAILTQLGTAVKKAGSKRRREENRSRLHSGEMDQINVPYSAGGSQALGVASAEQRLLAALLREPSYIPRVRAALPAEKFLLPQQKELYQAMLDCQAQGIEVSLSTLRGFVQSEEALNELSRLAAQYSDVNCTTEDINFYLERIARGTPIAKKAAQMSNEDLEQYLQSMREKKQGTLPAED, encoded by the coding sequence ATGATCCCACACGAGTACATTGAAGAGCTGAACCGCCGCACCGACATCGTCGATCTGGTGGGCAGCTATGTGCAGCTGAAACGGAAGGGCCGCCTCTATGGCGGCCTGTGTCCGTTCCACAGCGAGAAGACCCCCTCGTTCTACGTCTACCCGGACACCCAGAGCTTTTACTGCTTTGGCTGCGGGGCGGGCGGCGATGCCATCAGCTTCGCCAAAAAGATCAACAGCATCGACTACGGCGAGGCCGTCAAGATGCTGGCGGCCCGCGCCGGGATGCCGGAACCGCAGGAGGACGACAAGACCGGGCGGATGCGCAGCCGCATCCTCTCGATAAACCGCGAAGCGGCCCGCTTCTTCCACGCCTGCCTGAATTCGACGGTCGAGGAGGCCCGGCAGGCCCGCGCCTACTGGCGCCGCCGCGGGCTGGACGACAAGACCATCGTGCGGTTCGGCCTCGGCTATGCCCCCAACGATGGGCAGGCCCTCTATCAGTTCCTGCGGGATAAGGGCTACAACCAGCAGGAGCTGGACGCCAGCGGCCTGTTCAAGCGCAGCGCTTCCGGGCGCATCTACTGTTTGTTCTGGAAGCGGGTCATGACCCCCATCTTCGACCTGCGCGGCAACATCATCGCGTTTGGCGGGCGTGTGCTGGACGACTCCAAGCCCAAATATGTCAACAGCCCCGAAACGCTGGTCTACCACAAATCCGAGACGGTGTTCGCGCTGCAGATCGCCAAAAAGAGTGCCTCCCGCCGGTTCGTCCTCTGCGAGGGCTATATGGATGTCATCAGTATGCAGCAGGCGGGCATCGACACCGCCGTCTGCGCCTGCGGCACGGCCCTGACGCCGGAGCAGGTGCGGCTCATCAGCGAGTACGCCGATGAGGTCATCCTGAGCTACGACTCCGACGAGGCGGGCCAGAAAGCCACCCTCCGCTCGCTGGAACTGTTCCGGAACAGCACGGTGCGGGTGGGGGTGCTTCAGATCCCCGGCGCAAAGGACCCGGACGAGTACATCAAGCGCTATGGTGCCGACCGCTTCCGCGCCCTGCTGGACGGCGTGGGCAACGCGCTGGATTTCCGGCTCAAGCGCCTGCGGGATCAATACGACCTGACCCAGGACGCCCAGCGGCTCGAATACATCCGCGATGCCGTGGATCTGCTGGCCGAGCGCTCCAACCCCACCGAACAGGAGGTCTACGCCGGGCGGCTGGCCGAGGAGACGAACATCTCCAAGACCGCCATCCTGACCCAGCTGGGCACCGCCGTCAAAAAAGCGGGCAGCAAGCGACGACGGGAGGAGAACCGCTCCCGCCTGCACTCCGGTGAGATGGATCAGATCAATGTTCCTTACAGCGCAGGCGGCTCGCAGGCGCTGGGTGTGGCCTCGGCAGAGCAGCGGCTGCTGGCGGCACTGCTGCGGGAGCCAAGCTACATCCCCAGGGTGCGGGCCGCACTGCCGGCAGAAAAGTTCCTCCTGCCCCAGCAGAAGGAGCTGTACCAGGCCATGCTGGACTGTCAGGCGCAGGGCATCGAGGTCAGCCTTTCCACCCTGCGCGGCTTTGTGCAGAGCGAAGAGGCCCTGAATGAACTGAGCCGCCTTGCGGCACAATACAGCGATGTCAACTGTACCACCGAGGATATCAACTTTTATCTGGAACGCATCGCCCGCGGCACCCCGATCGCGAAGAAGGCGGCCCAGATGTCCAATGAAGACTTAGAGCAGTATCTCCAGTCGATGCGAGAAAAGAAACAGGGAACTCTCCCTGCAGAAGACTGA
- a CDS encoding deoxyguanosinetriphosphate triphosphohydrolase, which translates to MDVRQRTEEIERLTFAPWATFSDASRGRARPEPQDPIRPVFQRDRDRVIHCKAFRRLKQKTQVFLSPEGDLYRTRLTHTLEVAQIARTIARALRLNEDLTEAISLAHDLGHTPFGHAGESALDKLCPDGFKHYRQSLRVVDKLEQNGRGLNLTWEVRNGIITHTKGTWAATPEGRIVRMADQIAFVNHDIEDAVRAGVLDPAILPRECTAVLGETKSRRITTMIQSILAHSDGDVAMGAEEEEAFLALKDFMYANVYNDRTAKREEQKVEKVLTELYEYYLTHIDQMSNFYLQLAYQEGRDRAVTDYISGMSDEFAIRTFEDVFVPRKWHVL; encoded by the coding sequence ATGGATGTACGCCAGCGTACCGAAGAGATCGAGCGGCTGACCTTTGCCCCCTGGGCGACCTTCAGCGATGCAAGCCGGGGCCGGGCCCGACCGGAGCCGCAGGACCCCATCCGCCCGGTGTTCCAGCGCGACCGAGACCGCGTGATCCACTGCAAGGCGTTCCGCCGCCTCAAGCAGAAAACGCAGGTCTTCCTCTCGCCGGAGGGCGACCTCTACCGCACCCGGCTGACCCACACGCTGGAGGTGGCGCAGATCGCCCGCACCATCGCCCGCGCCCTGCGCCTGAACGAAGACCTGACCGAGGCCATCAGCCTGGCGCATGACCTGGGCCACACGCCCTTTGGCCACGCAGGGGAGAGCGCACTGGACAAGCTCTGTCCGGATGGCTTCAAGCATTACCGCCAGAGCCTGCGGGTAGTGGACAAGCTGGAACAGAACGGCCGGGGCCTCAACCTGACCTGGGAAGTGCGGAACGGCATCATCACCCACACCAAAGGCACCTGGGCGGCGACCCCGGAGGGCCGCATCGTCCGGATGGCGGACCAGATCGCGTTCGTCAACCACGACATCGAGGATGCCGTCCGTGCCGGGGTGCTGGACCCGGCGATCCTGCCCAGAGAATGCACCGCCGTGCTGGGCGAAACGAAATCCCGGCGCATCACGACCATGATCCAGAGCATCCTCGCCCACAGCGACGGCGATGTGGCCATGGGCGCGGAGGAAGAGGAAGCCTTCCTTGCGCTGAAGGATTTCATGTATGCCAATGTCTACAATGACCGCACCGCCAAGCGCGAAGAGCAGAAAGTGGAAAAGGTCCTCACGGAACTGTACGAATACTACCTGACCCACATCGACCAGATGTCCAACTTCTATTTGCAGCTGGCCTATCAGGAGGGCCGTGACCGCGCCGTGACCGATTACATCAGCGGCATGAGCGACGAGTTCGCCATCCGGACCTTTGAGGATGTGTTCGTGCCCCGCAAGTGGCACGTGTTATAA
- a CDS encoding IMPACT family protein, with protein sequence MEDYRTIRGTAIGEYEEKKSRFIAQLAFADSEEKAVAFLEQVRAANRTARHNVYAYRLRESNRERYSDDGEPAKTAGTPALEVLQHSGLTDLIVVVTRYFGGVLLGTGGLVRAYTTATARALENAEVVTVRSVVELEVTVDYALYERAALLIHAAGAKLADPQFTDRVTLRWQMPEGTEPPLLEQLRELTRGGAEVSVSQPFYAPF encoded by the coding sequence GTGGAGGATTACCGCACCATCCGGGGCACAGCCATCGGCGAATATGAGGAGAAGAAAAGCCGCTTCATTGCGCAGCTCGCGTTTGCAGACAGCGAGGAAAAGGCCGTGGCCTTTCTGGAGCAGGTGCGCGCGGCCAACCGCACCGCGCGGCACAACGTTTACGCCTACCGCCTGCGGGAGAGCAACCGGGAGCGCTACTCCGACGACGGCGAGCCTGCCAAGACCGCCGGGACCCCGGCGCTGGAAGTGTTGCAGCACAGCGGCCTGACCGACCTCATCGTGGTCGTGACCCGGTACTTTGGCGGGGTGCTGCTGGGCACGGGCGGCCTCGTCCGCGCCTACACCACCGCGACCGCCCGCGCACTGGAAAACGCCGAGGTCGTCACGGTGCGCAGCGTGGTGGAGCTGGAGGTGACGGTGGACTACGCACTCTACGAGCGGGCCGCGTTGCTCATCCACGCCGCCGGGGCCAAACTCGCCGACCCGCAGTTCACCGACCGCGTGACCCTGCGCTGGCAGATGCCGGAGGGCACCGAGCCGCCGCTGCTGGAACAGCTGCGGGAGCTGACGCGGGGCGGGGCCGAGGTGAGCGTCTCGCAGCCGTTCTACGCGCCGTTCTGA